A window of the Ipomoea triloba cultivar NCNSP0323 chromosome 14, ASM357664v1 genome harbors these coding sequences:
- the LOC116004376 gene encoding protein-tyrosine-phosphatase MKP1-like codes for MSKSPWGNIGDWAAEAEREEAEERELAVSAAAAAGDSQKYPSLREAATPKQKKKTKMSLQQFTMQSSYGSGHGYGSTSRLTPEEMLRLPTPPKDRSAPEMQQGFSNYGARSPGRIRDRDLDGEASWGGDRRQFGGFDNEQRKGPPSRAPDFDQPSRADEVDNWASAKKPLPSYNSTPTQAPARSKYGEKGIDWRKIDLVSEHQCNERPESEEERKLIEEREALQSSGEGKKKWNSKARACLPPLQPLSISRPKAEEWPSAGSDDLGVWPNNPPTPRVRLGPITIQETSTFEQPPREFQFKRDKLAFFNKECSKIVGHIYLGSETIAKDREILRHNGITHVLNCVGFICPEYFKGDLVYKTLWLRDSPTEDITSILYDVFDYFEDVREQGGRVFVHCCQGVSRSTSLVIAYLMWKKEQSFEDAFQHVKATRGVTNPNMGFACQLLQCQKRVHALPVSPTSVLRMYRIAPHSPYDPLHLVPKMLGEPGVKALDSRGAFLVHVPSAIYVWIGRHCVSVMSDNARAAADQVVRYEKAQGPVLILKEGEEPSEFWEALGNEKFFVNKLEIKNEGIVSARNSMNASSITSSVGLRKVSEYDLDFEIFHKAVAGGVVPPFPLSGTGFETCLPARANGWNRLRQKFASGVMKEFILSSKMSNNDVKASQGLGMIDASLEISPVEPSSPSSPQCESPDSFSSYATSSPSWLKDPCKDTECATPEPLLSPTPSFSSLDSLSCFLPRKPKSSSTSPSLSSTSDYSSSFTFSPTSSNWSDLSYLSAQPSPSGLESKDPYVLHGSLKEDPCLLCKRTLTQTEESFPTTHMARVTNTCSPCRGVSPSPLIAECKGSHPPPRMMLTSIDETPQLPSNLVRTWSFSRPDVEDVVMRGDECNNLEDGSVELSSEEAMVDSDTLVTDSEFHGRVQDSNEGEIVYDAPDANHRVQTTNVALYEWPSMHKFELPCGPLDSRAVYLIFVPDVSVDTKNNNVLYVWIGRDVPWRQRNCQSINNDSMWDDGHIQWEAVGHNFLLEKHLVRSVVQIVNQGKEPDHLLKNLLTLPLSRTH; via the exons ATGTCAAAGTCTCCGTGGGGGAACATCGGCGACTGGGCTGCTGAAGCCGAGCGAGAGGAAGCGGAGGAGCGCGAGCTCGCTGTCTCCGCCGCCGCTGCTGCAGGGGACTCTCAGAAGTACCCAAGCCTTAGGGAGGCTGCCACCCCCaagcagaagaagaagacgaagatGAGCTTGCAGCAGTTCACGATGCAGAGCTCGTATGGCTCAGGCCATGGCTACGGCTCCACTAGCCGCTTGACGCCGGAAGAGATGCTCCGCCTCCCTACGCCTCCCAAAGACCGGTCCGCCCCGGAAATGCAACAAGGGTTCTCTAACTATGGGGCCAGGTCACCGGGTCGGATCCGAGATCGAGACCTCGATGGCGAGGCTTCCTGGGGCGGCGATCGGAGGCAATTTGGGGGATTTGATAATGAACAACGGAAGGGCCCACCATCTAGGGCTCCAGATTTCGATCAACCCTCCAGAGCTGACGAGGTTGATAATTGGGCTTCCGCGAAGAAACCCTTACCATCGTACAATTCTACTCCTACTCAAGCTCCTGCTCGTTCAAAGTATGGTGAGAAGGGCATAGATTGGAGGAAGATTGATTTGGTCTCAGAGCATCAATGCAATGAAAg ACCAGAGTCAGAAGAGGAGAGGAAATTGATAGAAGAAAGGGAGGCACTGCAGAGCTCTGGtgaaggcaaaaaaaaatggaatagtAAGGCAAGGGCATGTTTGCCTCCCCTTCAACCACTTTCAATCAGCAGGCCAAAGGCTGAGGAGTGGCCTAGTGCTGGGTCAGATGATCTAGGTGTGTGGCCAAACAACCCGCCTACTCCCCGAGTACGCCTTGGGCCAATTACCATCCAGGAGACTTCGACGTTCGAGCAACCTCCTAGGGAATTTCAGTTCAAGCGAGACAAGCTTGCTTTCTTTAATAAGGAATGCTCGAAGATTGTGGGTCATATATACTTAGGGAGTGAGACCATTGCCAAGGATCGTGAGATTCTTCGTCATAATGGGATCACTCATGTTTTGAATTGCGTTGGGTTTATTTGTCCGGAATACTTTAAGGGTGATCTGGTGTACAAGACACTCTGGCTACGGGACAGCCCGACTGAGGACATCACGAGCATTCTCTATGATGTTTTCGATTACTTTGAAGATGTTCGAGAACAAGGTGGACGAGTCTTTGTTCATTGTTGTCAAGGGGTGTCCAGATCAACCTCTTTGGTTATAGCGTATCTAATGTGGAAGAAGGAGCAGAGCTTCGAAGATGCTTTTCAGCATGTGAAAGCAACAAGAGGGGTGACAAACCCGAATATGGGTTTTGCGTGCCAACTTTTGCAGTGTCAAAAGCGGGTTCATGCTCTACCTGTAAGCCCGACTTCTGTGCTGAGGATGTATAGGATCGCACCCCACTCTCCATATGATCCCCTCCATCTTGTTCCAAAAATGTTGGGTGAACCAGGAGTTAAAGCACTTGATTCTCGCGGAGCGTTCCTTGTTCATGTTCCCTCGGCTATATATGTGTGGATAGGAAGGCACTGTGTTTCAGTAATGTCAGACAATGCTAGGGCAGCTGCTGATCAGGTTGTCCGGTATGAAAAAGCTCAGGGTCCAGTTCTAATCCTCAAAGAAGGTGAAGAGCCATCTGAGTTTTGGGAAGCTCTTGGCAATGAAAAGTTCTTTGTTAATAAATTGGAGATaaaaaatgagggaattgtGTCTGCTAGGAATTCTATGAACGCTTCTAGCATCACTTCTAGTGTTGGTTTAAGGAAGGTGAGCGAATATGATTTAGATTTTGAAATTTTCCACAAGGCTGTTGCTGGTGGGGTTGTACCGCCATTTCCATTATCGGGGACTGGATTTGAGACTTGTCTTCCTGCTAGGGCAAATGGTTGGAACAGATTGAGGCAAAAGTTTGCCAGTGGCGTTATGAAAGAATTCATCTTGTCATCTAAAATGAGCAATAACGATGTGAAAGCAAGTCAGGGACTCGGTATGATAGATGCCTCTTTAGAAATCTCTCCCGTTGAGCCTTCATCACCTTCAAGTCCTCAGTGCGAGTCACCAGACTCGTTTTCTTCTTATGCTACTAGCAGTCCTAGTTGGCTGAAGGATCCTTGTAAAGATACCGAGTGTGCGACTCCTGAGCCTTTACTATCACCTACACCTTCATTCAGTTCGTTAGATTCTCTTTCCTGTTTTCTTCCCCGTAAACCAAAGTCTAGCTCCACATCCCCTTCACTTTCATCAACCTCGGACTACTCCAGTTCCTTCACTTTCTCTCCCACTTCTTCTAACTGGTCTGACTTGTCATACCTATCTGCACAACCTTCACCTTCTGGATTGGAGTCCAAAGATCCATATGTGTTGCATGGATCCTTAAAAGAAGACCCATGTTTACTTTGTAAACGAACTTTGACTCAAACTGAAGAATCATTCCCAACCACTCATATGGCTAGAGTAACAAACACTTGTTCACCGTGTCGAGGGGTTTCCCCTTCCCCCTTAATAGCGGAGTGTAAAGGAAGTCACCCTCCACCGCGCATGATGTTGACTTCTATCGATGAGACTCCCCAACTTCCTTCCAATTTGGTAAGAACGTGGTCATTTTCTCGACCCGATGTAGAAGATGTTGTAATGAGGGGTGATGAGTGCAACAATTTAGAAGATGGTTCTGTTGAGTTGAGTAGCGAGGAGGCCATGGTAGACTCTGACACGTTAGTAACTGATAGTGAATTCCATGGCAGAGTTCAAGATTCAAACGAGGGCGAGATTGTGTATGATGCCCCGGATGCCAATCACAGAGTTCAAACAACTAACGTTGCCCTTTATGAATGGCCTTCGATGCATAAATTCGAGTTGCCTTGTGGGCCTCTTGATTCAAGGGCTGTCTATCTCATATTTGTTCCTGATGTGAGCGTCGACACCAAAAACAACAATGTTTTGTATGTTTGGATAGGGCGTGACGTGCCATGGAGGCAAAGAAACTGTCAGTCGATCAACAATGATAGCATGTGGGATGATGGTCATATCCAGTGGGAGGCAGTTGGACACAATTTTCTTCTTGAAAAGCATCTGGTTAGATCTGTTGTACAG ATAGTGAATCAAGGCAAGGAACCTGATCATCTCCTTAAAAACCTACTGACCCTGCCTCTCTCAAGAACACACTGA
- the LOC116004378 gene encoding coilin-like: MDQLTLLKFHPSDTLKEGDVIAYRLLKLSSNWTAELSPYHVGKVSSFNSESSRASLMPVAGYPFYSKKSGEDECIMQPDSSLYKEDGSLEIDLSSLVDVRVVKTTTFNPSKEVSIWTGAGASSNTLAVSSGSSDKQTPTFPENGEVNHEKQMHTCSRESGVNLLEQLS, translated from the exons ATGGATCAATTGACTTTGCTAAAATTCCATCCCTCTGATACACTTAAG GAAGGCGATGTGATTGCATATCGGCTGCTTAAGTTATCATCCAACTGGACTGCTGAGCTCTCCCCGTACCAT GTTGGCAAAGTATCATCATTCAATTCTGAATCAAGTAGAGCTTCACTGATGCCAGTTGCCGGATATCCATTTTATTCCAAAAAGTCAGGTGAAGACGAATGCATAATGCAACCTGATAGTTCTCTTTATAAAGAGGATGGATCATTGGAG ATAGATTTGTCATCACTTGTTGATGTTCGTGTTGTAAAAACCACCACATTTAACCCTTCAAAAGAAGTTTCTATTTGGACTGGTGCTGGTGCCTCCAGCAACACATTAGCAGTATCAAGTGGCTCTAGTGATAAGCAAACGCCTACTTTTCCTG AAAATGGGGAAGTAAACCATGAAAAACAAATGCATACTTGCAGCAGAG AAAGTGGAGTGAACCTTTTGGAACAACTCAGCTAG
- the LOC116004377 gene encoding eukaryotic translation initiation factor 4B1-like, protein MSKSPWGNIGDWAAEAEREEAEERERAAQHAANKPAAAAAVSAAGDSQNYPSLKEATSTKQKKKTKMSLQQFTMQSSYGSGHGYGSTSRLTTEEMLRLPTGPKERSAEEMQQGRLGGGFSNYGARSMGPPPGRIRDRDLDGEASWGADRRQYGGGFDNEQRKGPPSRAPDFDQPSRADEVDNWASAKKPLPSYNSSPTQAPARSKYGALGGGGGASRADGDDNWGASKKPVPIASPPARSSTFGSGFRDSRPEPERWSRDGVQRLVLESPKNEQGGDNVKVNKPNPFGAARPREEVLAEKGLDWKKMDMENEVKVGTSRPTSAQSSRPGSSQSGRSEGSALQGMVEEPVMAKPKVNPFGDAKPREVLLEEKGIDWRKIDLVSEHQCNDRPESEEEKKLKEEIESLKKEALQSSDEDQAHLHHLINQKEKDLNVMVHDLDKIHLSEKGMERPGSGSGRVSGFPERSPPQRGGQGSVGERRTDDFVERPKLHGTQDALSRPFDDRRAFQAGRTGEDRRAYQGGRPDDRRSFRGGRERGFFSGRDMERSRSGNRW, encoded by the exons ATGTCGAAATCTCCGTGGGGGAACATCGGCGACTGGGCTGCTGAAGCCGAGCGAGAGGAAGCGGAGGAGCGCGAGCGAGCTGCACAACATGCTGCCAATAAGCCagcagccgccgccgccgtctctGCTGCAGGGGACTCTCAGAACTACCCAAGCCTTAAGGAGGCTACCAGCACCaagcagaagaagaagacaaagatGAGCTTGCAGCAGTTCACGATGCAGAGCTCGTATGGCTCAGGCCATGGCTACGGCTCCACTAGCCGCTTGACGACGGAAGAGATGCTCCGGCTCCCTACAGGTCCCAAAGAGCGGTCCGCCGAGGAAATGCAACAAGGACGTCTGGGCGGGGGGTTCTCTAATTATGGGGCTAGGTCTATGGGCCCTCCACCGGGTCGGATCCGAGATCGAGACCTCGATGGCGAGGCTTCCTGGGGCGCCGATCGGAGGCAATATGGAGGGGGATTCGATAATGAACAACGGAAGGGCCCACCATCTAGGGCTCCGGATTTCGATCAACCCTCCAGAGCTGACGAGGTTGATAATTGGGCTTCCGCGAAGAAACCCTTACCATCGTACAATTCTAGTCCTACTCAAGCTCCTGCTCGTTCAAAGTACGGTGCACTCGGAGGCGGCGGTGGAGCATCTAGGGCTGACGGGGACGACAACTGGGGCGCTTCGAAGAAACCCGTTCCCATTGCTTCACCGCCCGCCAGATCTTCGACTTTTGGCTCGGGATTCAGAGACTCGAGGCCTGAACCCGAGCGCTGGTCGAGGGATGGAGTTCAGAGATTGGTTTTGGAATCACCTAAGAACGAGCAGGGAGGTGACAATGTGAAGGTGAACAAGCCTAACCCATTTGGGGCAGCAAGGCCTCGGGAGGAGGTGCTGGCGGAGAAAGGTTTAGACTGGAAAAAGATGGATATGGAGAACGAGGTGAAAGTAGGTACTAGTAGACCAACGAGTGCGCAGTCTAGTAGGCCTGGAAGCTCGCAGTCTGGCCGATCTGAAGGATCTGCATTGCAGGGTATGGTAGAGGAGCCGGTGATGGCAAAACCAAAGGTGAATCCTTTCGGTGATGCCAAGCCAAGGGAGGTATTGCTCGAGGAGAAGGGCATAGATTGGAGGAAGATTGATTTGGTCTCAGAGCATCAATGCAATGACag ACCAGAGTCAGAAGAggagaagaaattgaaagaagAAATAGAGAGCTTGAAAAAGGAGGCACTGCAGAGCTCTGATGAAGACCAGGCTCACTTGCATCATCTGataaatcaaaaagaaaaagacttGAATGTGATGGTCCATGACTTGGACAAAATTCATCTTAGTGAGAAAGGCATGGAAAGGCCAGGCTCAGGGTCAGGCAGAGTTTCTGGCTTTCCTGAGAGATCCCCTCCTCAGCGAGGAGGCCAAGGATCTGTTGGTGAACGCAGAACTGATGATTTTGTGGAGAGGCCTAAGCTGCATGGTACACAAGATGCATTGTCAAGGCCATTTGACGATAGAAGAGCCTTCCAAGCTGGTAGAACAGGTGAGGATAGAAGAGCCTACCAGGGTGGTAGGCCTGATGACAGACGATCTTTTCGAGGTGGTAGAGAAAGAGGATTTTTTAGCGGCAGGGACATGGAGAG GTCAAGATCCGGTAACAGATGGTGA
- the LOC116004929 gene encoding GDSL esterase/lipase At3g26430-like — protein MESQYLHTTLLALLLLLPISICIAKKPPPPCNFPAIFNFGDSNSDTGGLSAAFGQAGPPHGETYFHHPAGRYCDGRLKIDFIAERLGLPHVSAFLDALGSNFTHGANFATAGSTVRPQNTTLHQSGFSPFSLNVQFYQFSDFHRRSQIIRRRGAPVFRGLMPNAHHFSKALYTFDIGQNDLTAGYFLNMSTAQVRAYVPDVLDQFKTVVKDIYGQGGRYFWIHNTGPVGCLPYVMDRLLVSAAQVDKAGCAAPFNEVAQYFNGRLKQAVQQLRQDLPHAALTYVDVYSVMYDLISRAKQHGFVHPLQACCGHGGKYNYNMHIGCGGKFMVNGTEVLVGKACRDPSVRINWDGVHYTEAANKWVFDKIVDGSYSDPPVPLRMACHRFK, from the exons ATGGAGTCTCAATACCTTCACACCACACTTCTTGCCCTGCTTCTGCTACTCCCAATCTCGATCTGCATTGCGAAGAAGCCGCCACCGCCGTGCAATTTCCCCGCCATTTTCAATTTCGGCGATTCAAACTCCGACACCGGCGGCTTGTCGGCGGCCTTTGGTCAGGCGGGCCCGCCGCATGGAGAGACGTACTTCCATCACCCTGCCGGACGATACTGCGACGGCCGTTTGAAGATTGATTTCATCG CGGAGAGGTTAGGATTGCCCCATGTGAGCGCCTTTCTGGATGCTCTGGGATCCAATTTCACGCACGGAGCCAATTTCGCCACCGCCGGATCAACCGTGAGACCTCAGAACACCACTCTCCACCAAAGCGGTTTCAGCCCTTTCTCCTTAAACGTCCAGTTTTACCAGTTCAGCGACTTCCACCGCAGGTCTCAGATCATTCGCCGCCGCGGTGCCCCTGTATTCCGGGGATTGATGCCTAATGCCCACCATTTTTCCAAAGCTCTATACACCTTCGACATCGGCCAGAATGACTTGACCGCCGGCTACTTCCTTAACATGTCCACCGCCCAAGTTAGAGCTTATGTTCCTGATGTCTTGGATCAGTTTAAGACCGTCGTTAAG GATATATATGGACAAGGGGGTAGATATTTCTGGATACACAATACTGGTCCCGTGGGGTGCCTGCCGTACGTGATGGACCGGCTGTTGGTATCGGCGGCACAGGTGGATAAGGCAGGATGCGCCGCTCCGTTCAACGAGGTGGCGCAGTATTTCAATGGTAGGTTAAAGCAGGCCGTGCAGCAGCTCCGGCAGGATCTCCCGCACGCTGCTCTCACTTATGTTGATGTTTATTCAGTCATGTATGATCTCATCTCTCGAGCCAAACAACACG GGTTTGTGCATCCACTACAGGCGTGCTGTGGACATGGGGGGAAGTATAACTACAATATGCATATTGGATGTGGAGGAAAATTTATGGTGAATGGCACAGAAGTATTGGTAGGAAAAGCATGCAGAGATCCATCGGTTAGGATCAATTGGGATGGCGTACATTATACAGAGGCTGCTAACAAATGGGTTTTCGATAAAATCGTCGACGGCTCCTACTCCGACCCTCCGGTCCCCCTAAGAATGGCGTGCCATAGGTTCAAGTGA